One genomic region from Calditrichota bacterium encodes:
- the rnhC gene encoding ribonuclease HIII, whose protein sequence is MPKNVFTSKFAPEQEEQLRSILEQDGFELKPVDHAFWQAQRERVFITFYRSGKVVIRGKNIEDSIEKYLEPLKSTSAVHGLESIENLTRWAGSDESGKGDLFGPLVIAALFVDKNSEHLLWQKGIQDSKKINDRKITELAFFIRKHFKHTIITLTPTKYNRLYAKFQNLNKLLAYGHAQAIEHLLQKVDCTVVLSDQFGDEKLIREALSLEHKIHLVQKVRAEENLAVAAASILARDKFVQSLEKLAIKYQMSFPAGASQPAQTALQKFIKRHGKEELKNVAKLHFKPIKNLLGN, encoded by the coding sequence ATGCCAAAAAACGTATTTACAAGCAAATTTGCGCCGGAGCAGGAAGAACAATTGCGGTCTATTTTAGAACAAGACGGTTTTGAGCTGAAGCCCGTCGATCACGCTTTCTGGCAAGCGCAGCGGGAACGCGTTTTCATCACTTTTTATCGCAGCGGGAAAGTCGTCATTCGCGGCAAAAACATCGAAGATTCAATTGAAAAATATCTTGAGCCGCTAAAATCCACGTCGGCGGTTCACGGCCTGGAATCAATTGAAAATTTGACCAGATGGGCGGGCAGCGACGAATCGGGAAAAGGCGATCTATTCGGGCCGCTAGTCATTGCAGCGCTTTTTGTGGACAAAAACTCCGAACATTTGTTGTGGCAAAAGGGAATTCAGGACAGCAAAAAAATCAACGACAGAAAAATCACTGAATTGGCGTTTTTTATTCGCAAACATTTCAAACACACCATCATCACCCTGACGCCGACAAAATACAACCGGCTCTACGCAAAATTTCAAAATCTGAACAAACTTCTCGCCTATGGCCACGCGCAAGCCATCGAGCATTTGCTGCAAAAAGTAGATTGCACGGTTGTGCTTTCGGATCAATTTGGCGATGAAAAATTGATTCGGGAAGCGCTGTCATTAGAGCACAAGATTCATCTCGTGCAGAAAGTTCGCGCCGAAGAAAATTTAGCCGTTGCTGCGGCGTCAATTTTGGCGCGGGACAAATTCGTCCAATCACTGGAAAAACTGGCCATAAAATATCAAATGAGCTTCCCGGCGGGCGCCTCTCAGCCGGCGCAAACGGCCCTGCAAAAATTTATCAAGCGGCATGGAAAAGAAGAATTGAAAAATGTCGCAAAATTGCACTTTAAGCCGATTAAAAACTTGTTGGGGAATTAA
- a CDS encoding RNA polymerase sigma factor RpoD/SigA, which produces MAKSLKSSQIHMGDHSLDQYLHEIGEVGLLSPAEEIELARRVKEGDQEALEKITKANLRFVVSVAKQYQNQGLSLGDLINEGNLGLIKAANRFDETRGFKFISYAVWWIRQSILQALAEQSRIVRLPLNRVGTMNKIGKAFSELEQEFEREPSPEEIAEQLDLSDFEVSDTLQRSAKHLSLDAPFNEEEENRLLDVLENQNQPAPDKQLMNESLKIELNEALSTLSKREAEVVKLYFGLNSETPLTLEEIGEHFELTRERVRQIKEKALRRLRHASRSRALRSYLG; this is translated from the coding sequence ATGGCAAAATCTCTAAAAAGCTCCCAAATTCACATGGGCGACCACTCTCTTGATCAATATCTTCACGAGATTGGAGAAGTTGGCTTGCTTTCGCCGGCAGAGGAAATTGAATTAGCGCGCCGAGTGAAAGAAGGCGACCAGGAAGCGCTCGAGAAAATCACCAAAGCCAACTTGCGCTTCGTCGTCAGCGTCGCCAAGCAATATCAAAATCAGGGACTTTCGCTGGGCGACCTGATCAACGAGGGCAATTTGGGTCTCATCAAAGCGGCAAACCGTTTCGACGAGACGCGCGGCTTCAAATTTATTTCTTACGCCGTGTGGTGGATTCGCCAATCCATTTTGCAAGCTTTAGCCGAACAATCTCGTATCGTCCGCCTGCCGCTTAATCGCGTCGGCACCATGAACAAAATCGGCAAAGCGTTCAGCGAATTGGAACAAGAATTCGAGCGCGAGCCTTCTCCCGAAGAAATTGCCGAACAGCTTGACCTCTCTGATTTCGAAGTATCGGATACATTGCAGCGGTCCGCCAAACATCTTTCTTTGGACGCCCCGTTCAACGAAGAAGAAGAAAATCGCCTGTTGGACGTTCTGGAAAATCAAAATCAGCCTGCGCCAGACAAGCAACTGATGAATGAGTCTTTGAAAATAGAGCTCAATGAGGCGCTGTCAACCCTCAGCAAACGCGAAGCTGAGGTGGTCAAACTTTATTTTGGCTTAAATTCTGAAACTCCGCTCACATTAGAGGAAATCGGAGAACATTTCGAACTCACACGCGAGCGCGTCCGTCAAATTAAAGAAAAAGCATTGCGCCGTTTACGCCATGCTTCTCGCAGCAGAGCTTTACGCAGTTATCTTGGATAA
- a CDS encoding rhomboid family intramembrane serine protease produces MSYPQRSQFQFRFGPGIMTPGVKYLIVANVGVFALQLIFGDTLIFWFGLHPTMLIHRFFVWQLVTYLFLHGGFFHIFFNMLMLWLFGVDVERRWGFHEFLRYYFICGIGAGFFHLIFQSSSVIGASGAVYGVLIAFVLLYPNRPLFFFPFPIFLKAKYWALIFIGISLIFGISGGGHIAHFAHLGGIAVGFLYFKIRSGWRLNYYFYQKKAEHKAKKRVKEEIHRQKLRLEVDSILDKITEKGYNSLTDREIKTLKQASKLLARNENEIKG; encoded by the coding sequence ATGAGTTATCCGCAACGCTCACAATTTCAATTTCGATTCGGACCGGGAATAATGACCCCCGGCGTTAAGTATCTCATTGTTGCTAACGTCGGGGTGTTCGCATTGCAACTAATTTTCGGAGACACGCTCATTTTCTGGTTCGGGCTTCATCCGACAATGCTGATTCATCGTTTTTTCGTCTGGCAATTGGTGACATATCTTTTTTTGCACGGCGGTTTTTTTCATATTTTTTTCAATATGCTCATGCTGTGGCTGTTCGGCGTCGATGTGGAACGTCGCTGGGGATTTCATGAATTCCTGCGTTACTATTTCATTTGCGGAATCGGCGCCGGTTTTTTTCATCTCATCTTTCAGTCATCGTCGGTAATCGGCGCTTCGGGCGCCGTCTATGGCGTGCTGATTGCCTTTGTTTTGCTTTATCCGAACAGGCCCCTCTTCTTTTTTCCGTTTCCGATTTTTTTGAAGGCGAAATACTGGGCGCTGATTTTTATCGGCATCTCCCTCATTTTTGGCATTTCTGGCGGCGGTCACATCGCTCACTTCGCCCATCTGGGCGGCATCGCGGTGGGATTTTTGTATTTTAAAATTCGTTCCGGCTGGCGTTTGAATTATTATTTTTATCAAAAAAAGGCTGAGCACAAGGCAAAGAAACGCGTAAAAGAAGAGATTCACCGTCAGAAATTACGGCTCGAAGTGGATTCCATTTTAGACAAAATTACGGAAAAAGGTTACAACAGCCTCACAGACAGGGAAATTAAAACCCTGAAACAAGCCAGCAAATTGTTAGCCAGAAATGAAAACGAAATAAAGGGCTGA
- a CDS encoding response regulator produces the protein MEKQKVLIVNARGGVMEELSAQLEKEGYQIIKTSDPEEVKDMAAEEKPAAVLVNVDGFTNRIWDVCRNLKDDFETRKSALLMISEEGDENEVIRAIQLGADDYVVSPFNNKTMIARMKAVIERLRRIGSKKIRVKDIEIDLDEHKVRKSGKPIDLTYIQFKLLYLLASRRENVFSRKEILEKVWGRKVYVTNRTVDVHIKRLREKLGEYKYPSQYIETIHGTGYRFL, from the coding sequence ATGGAAAAACAAAAAGTTTTGATCGTTAATGCGCGGGGAGGCGTCATGGAAGAGCTTTCTGCGCAACTGGAAAAAGAAGGGTATCAAATTATTAAAACTTCTGATCCGGAAGAGGTCAAGGATATGGCGGCAGAGGAAAAACCGGCCGCTGTGTTGGTGAATGTTGATGGTTTTACAAACAGAATTTGGGATGTCTGTCGCAATTTGAAAGATGATTTTGAGACGAGAAAATCCGCGCTGTTGATGATTTCCGAGGAGGGCGATGAAAATGAAGTGATTCGCGCGATTCAATTGGGCGCTGACGACTACGTTGTTTCTCCTTTCAATAACAAGACGATGATCGCGCGCATGAAAGCTGTGATTGAGCGATTGCGTCGCATTGGCAGCAAGAAGATTCGTGTCAAAGACATCGAGATTGATCTGGATGAGCACAAAGTGCGCAAATCTGGCAAACCGATCGATTTGACTTACATTCAGTTCAAGCTGCTCTATTTATTGGCGTCTCGGCGCGAAAACGTGTTTTCCCGCAAAGAGATTCTGGAAAAAGTCTGGGGACGGAAAGTTTATGTGACCAATCGCACGGTGGATGTGCATATTAAAAGATTGCGGGAAAAATTAGGTGAGTACAAATATCCGTCTCAGTACATTGAGACGATTCACGGCACAGGTTATAGATTCCTTTAG